Genomic DNA from Lentimicrobiaceae bacterium:
GGAAGACTTTCGTCGCTGCTTGATATTCGTATGAAAGAAGGTAACTCAAAGAATTATTCAGCTACCGGAGGCATCGGGACTATTTCGAGCCGCTTAACGCTGGAAGGTCCGGTAATAACCGACCGTTCGTCATTTATCGTTTCGGGAAGAAGAACCTATGCCGACATGTTTCTGCCACTTTCATCCGACAAAGGATTACGCGACAATAAACTGTATTTCTATGATTTTAATGCCAAAATAAACCACCGCATCAACGATAACAACCGTTTATTTGCTTCAGGGTATTTCGGAAGAGATGTTTTTAAAAACAATGGTTTTGAAATGTCGAATGGAAATAAAACCGCTACCCTGCGCTGGAACCATCTTTTCTCTAAAAAATTATTCTCAAACTTTACCATGCTGTACAGCAAATACGACTATAAACTGGGAACTGCTTCGGGTACAGCCGACGCATTCGAATGGATTTCAAATCTTGAAGATCTGAGTGCAAAAGGCGACTTCAGCTATTACATCAACCCCAAAAACACCTTGAAATTCGGTGCTTCGGCTACTTATCACACCTTCGATCTCGGAAAAGCCGTTGGAAAGGGCGAAGAAAGCTCGATTACCGATTACCTAATCCCGAAAAGTTATGCTTCGGAATATGCGGTGTATGTCGGCGACGAGCAAACCCTGTTCGGCTGCCTGACCATGAAATACGGTTTACGATATTCCGTTTTTGAAGATGTGGGACATGCAACCTATTACGTTTACGACAAAACCAATTTCAAAGAATACACCGTTACAGACACCATTCACCAATCAGGAAACGGAGCCTACAAAACCTATGGAGGATTGGAACCCCGTTTAGGACTTACACTTACTCTGAATGAAGTGTCTTCGGTAAAAGCCAGCTATTCGCGTACACGCCAATACATTCATCTGGCTCAAAATTCCACTTCCGGTACCCCTCTCGACCTTTGGTATCCGTCTTCACCCAATGTAAAACCCCAGCTTGCCGACCAGTATGCCATAGGATACTTCAGAAACTTTAAAGACAATATGTTTGAAACCTCTGCGGAAGTATATTATAAAAACATGGAACATTCCATTGACTTTCGCGACCATGCCGACCTGCTACTTAACCGCGCAATGGAAGGCGAACTCAGAGTTGGTAACAGTTGGTCATATGGTGTGGAATTCTTAGTTAAAAAAAACGAAGGCAAACTCAATGGTTGGGTTAGCTATACTCTTTCAAAATCGGAAAGAAAAATTAAAGAAATCAATGAGGGCAAAATTTATCCTTCGTCGTACGACAAGCCCCATAACATTAATATAGTTTTAAATTACGAACTTAGCAAAAGGGTTTACGTTTCAGCTAACTGGATATATGCAACAGGAGCTCCGTTTACTCCCCCGATAGCAAGGGCAAACATTGGCGGAAAAATAGTTCCTATTTACGCCGAACGCAATAGTAAACGTATGCCCGATTATCATCGCCTCGACCTTTCGCTTACACTGAAAGGAAAAGAAAAACCCAACAAAAAATGGCATAGCGACCTGAATTTCTCTCTATATAATGCTTACGGAAGAAAAAATGCCTGGGCAATAAATTTCGTACAGAATGAAGATAACCCTAACGAAACGTATGCCGAAAAAATTTACCTCTTCTCAGTAATACCTTCCGTAACTTATAACTTCCATTTTTAACAGCAAAAACCGACAACAAACATGAAAAAATTAA
This window encodes:
- a CDS encoding TonB-dependent receptor; protein product: MIKQIILVFCLTIAGTQIAKADGDAGTVKRYTISGNIKDKSTGEELLGATVFVKGLQSGAVTNLYGFYSLSLQPGIYTLMYSYVGYNTIEKEVKLSADVTFNIELETKQEVLQEAVITGVKKNENITKTEMSVMKMDVKTISKIPALMGEVDIIKAIQLLPGVQSTSEGSSGFSVRGGSPDQNLIILDEATVYNASHLMGFFSVFNNDAIKDVQIYKGDIPASSGGRLSSLLDIRMKEGNSKNYSATGGIGTISSRLTLEGPVITDRSSFIVSGRRTYADMFLPLSSDKGLRDNKLYFYDFNAKINHRINDNNRLFASGYFGRDVFKNNGFEMSNGNKTATLRWNHLFSKKLFSNFTMLYSKYDYKLGTASGTADAFEWISNLEDLSAKGDFSYYINPKNTLKFGASATYHTFDLGKAVGKGEESSITDYLIPKSYASEYAVYVGDEQTLFGCLTMKYGLRYSVFEDVGHATYYVYDKTNFKEYTVTDTIHQSGNGAYKTYGGLEPRLGLTLTLNEVSSVKASYSRTRQYIHLAQNSTSGTPLDLWYPSSPNVKPQLADQYAIGYFRNFKDNMFETSAEVYYKNMEHSIDFRDHADLLLNRAMEGELRVGNSWSYGVEFLVKKNEGKLNGWVSYTLSKSERKIKEINEGKIYPSSYDKPHNINIVLNYELSKRVYVSANWIYATGAPFTPPIARANIGGKIVPIYAERNSKRMPDYHRLDLSLTLKGKEKPNKKWHSDLNFSLYNAYGRKNAWAINFVQNEDNPNETYAEKIYLFSVIPSVTYNFHF